A single genomic interval of Prunus dulcis chromosome 5, ALMONDv2, whole genome shotgun sequence harbors:
- the LOC117628178 gene encoding uncharacterized protein LOC117628178, which yields MKKLKNLRQTDEESVELMSDDEIYDSVLSKVVGPPRSSYIRGLGAGPKTKTFKAGQCSHATIEEAKRRADEATKRADDAEKPCMLLANELFEMKENSEAQKYQLEGLLARQNETDALVKRLLEQLSSTSSSMRSDG from the exons ATGAAGAAGCTGAAGAACCTGCGGCAAACAGATGAGGAATCTGTTGAATTGATGTCTGATGATGAAATATATGACTCAGTTCTTTCTAAAGTTGTTGGTCCACCTAGGTCGAGTTATATACGTGGCTTAGGAGCAGGTCCGAAAACCAAAACATTTAAAGCCGGACAATGCAGTCATGCTACAATTGAGGAGGCTAAAAGGAGGGCAGATGAGGCAACTAAAAGGGCTGATGATGCAGAGAAACCATGTATGCTTCTAGCAAATGAGTTATTTGAAATGAAGGAGAATTCCGAAGCACAAAAGTATCAGTTAGAAGGTTTATTGGCAAGGCAAAATGAGACAGATGCACTAGTAAAAAGATTGCTGGAGCAGTTATCCTCAACTTCATCATCAATGAG GTCTGATGGATAA
- the LOC117627345 gene encoding transcription factor bHLH71-like has translation MTMALEALTSNKPFNFIIYDTISATPYSFQDSSVTTSNFIPPDKYFCTSTSSMKSDQDTQIKRALNLEAAAEGGGGRQKQSSLGVNNNNAQQQQQGRKKRRRKPRVCKNKEEAETQRMTHIAVERNRRKQMNEHLAILRSLMPDSYAQRGDQASIVGGAIEFVKELEHLLHSLEAQKLQLLHNADVSTSTSKPAQTPFAQLLECPQYTWSHCPNKFTSKTKAAIADIEVTLIETHANLKIMSRRISPRQLSKLVGGIQSLQLTILHLTVTAMDPFVLYSISVKIEEGCLLSSVDDIATAIHHMLRVIVEAATLC, from the exons aTGACAATGGCTTTAGAAGCTCTTACTTCTAATAAGCCTTTCAACTTCATCATTTATGATACCATCTCCGCAACCCCCTACAGCTTCCAAGACTCTTCAGTGACGACTAGCAATTTCATACCTCCAGACAAGTACTTCTGCACCAGCACCAGTAGCATGAAATCTGATCAAGACACCCAAATTAAGAGGGCGTTGAATTTGGAAGCCGCAGcagaaggtggtggtggtaggcAGAAGCAGAGTTCTCTGGGTGTAAACAATAATAATgctcagcagcagcagcaagggcggaagaagaggaggagaaagCCAAGGGTTTGCAAGAACAAGGAAGAAGCTGAGACTCAGAGAATGACTCACATTGCCGTTGAGAGAAACCGCAGAAAACAAATGAATGAGCATCTTGCCATTCTGCGCTCTCTCATGCCTGACTCTTATGCCCAAagg GGTGACCAGGCGTCCATTGTAGGAGGAGCCATAGAATTCGTGAAGGAGCTTGAGCACCTCTTGCATTCCCTTGAAGCACAGAAACTCCAACTTCTACACAATGCAGATGTCTCCACCTCTACCTCCAAACCTGCGCAAACCCCTTTTGCACAATTACTAGAATGCCCTCAGTACACTTGGTCTCACTGCCCCAACAAATTCACATCAAAAACCAAGGCAGCCATAGCCGATATTGAGGTCACATTAATTGAGACCCATGCAAACCTTAAGATCATGTCACGCAGAATTAGCCCCAGACAGCTTTCCAAGTTGGTTGGTGGAATCCAATCCCTTCAGCTCACCATCCTTCATCTCACTGTTACCGCCATGGACCCTTTCGTTCTCTACTCCATCAGTGTCAAG ATTGAAGAAGGGTGCTTACTGAGTTCGGTGGATGACATAGCAACAGCAATTCACCACATGCTTAGAGTAATTGTGGAAGCAGCTACCTTGTGTTAA